The Ananas comosus cultivar F153 linkage group 4, ASM154086v1, whole genome shotgun sequence region GGCACGAAGTTTGTCATTAAAATAaccaaaatattgaaaaagttAGATCAAatcatagaagaaaaaaaaattacacaaacTACAAATCAGCACTTACAGCTGGATTTGGAAAAGTAGTTCCATCCAGTCCTTCAGGAACCACCTGAACTCAATTACAAGGAAAATAGCCATACCGCAAAAATCACGgataaacaaaattttgaactagtgtgtaaaacaaaattacaaagaaataatacaaaaatCAGAACGTAGAAAACAAATGCATGAATGATTCACTTACAGATAGAAACCTGAACTCATTCTCCCTCTCAATAAACGCCGGAACCTAACACAAGCAAAACATCAAACACCTGCAAGCGAAAACCCCAAAATCTCGATCGCAAGAACAACCGATGTACCTCCTCTTTCCTGATCTCAAACACGGTAACAATAAGAAACTCCCCTTCGCAGGGCTCCACGCTCAAGCTCGACACTTCCTGAAACCTCTCCCAATTCCCCGATCAGATCCAAACAAGATAAACCCTAACCCAAAAGCTCCCAAATCGGAATCGAATAGTTCCAAATCTCACCCCGGTTTCCTCATTGGCGATCCTGCGCTCGAAGAAGATCGGGGCCACGTGGGCGAAAACGCGGCGGAACCCGCGGAGCACTCCGATCCTGAAGTTCTTGAGATCGGGGAACGTGCTCCTCGCGCTCCTCTCTAGCAGTAGGAGAGAGGCGTTAATGGAGATCGGAGAGCTAGGgtttcgtgcgagagagagagaggaggaagaagaagaagaagaagagggggcGGTGAGGTTACCGGAGAGGAGGGAGCCGAAGCCGCATATGGATATATACCCTTCGGGGGTGACGAGCGAGTCGAAATCGGATGCGGTGTTGAGCTCGGTGAGGTTACCGCTCGGTGCGCCGGAGTGTTCCGTAGCCATGCGGCGGAGCAGCGGAGGCGGTGAGGTTACCGGCAGTGACCGGATCCCGTAGGAGTGAGCGATGCTGGAGCGGAGTGGAAGGAAGAAGACACAGGGGAGGGGTCGATGGGCGTCGGATCTCGATCGGACGGTCGGGGATGACCCGGCGTAGGATGCGAAGAGGTTTCTAGCGGCGTGCATGGTTTGCATAAATAAATGATAACGGAGAGCCGGGCTTTTCTACGACCCATTTTGTTTTGTTAAAAAAGCAAGTGTTAAAAATTACACGTGGCAACTTCTCGTTGGCTGTGAAATTTACGCTACGTCacttttgatatttttgttcCGAGAATTAAATCAAAAAAGTTATATTAAAAAGCTCATCGcaagcatttaaaaaaaaaa contains the following coding sequences:
- the LOC109709014 gene encoding uncharacterized protein LOC109709014 isoform X3, with amino-acid sequence MQTMHAARNLFASYAGSSPTVRSRSDAHRPLPCVFFLPLRSSIAHSYGIRSLPVTSPPPLLRRMATEHSGAPSGNLTELNTASDFDSLVTPEGYISICGFGSLLSERSARSTFPDLKNFRIGVLRGFRRVFAHVAPIFFERRIANEETGEVSSLSVEPCEGEFLIVTVFEIRKEEVPAFIERENEFRFLSVVPEGLDGTTFPNPAVVCARYSDEEFFQIRCQGSKEIYYQRYGRYNIHKIWRDDILPCRTYLRHCSNLSY
- the LOC109709014 gene encoding uncharacterized protein LOC109709014 isoform X2, with the protein product MQTMHAARNLFASYAGSSPTVRSRSDAHRPLPCVFFLPLRSSIAHSYGIRSLPVTSPPPLLRRMATEHSGAPSGNLTELNTASDFDSLVTPEGYISICGFGSLLSERSARSTFPDLKNFRIGVLRGFRRVFAHVAPIFFERRIANEETGEVSSLSVEPCEGEFLIVTVFEIRKEEVPAFIERENEFRFLSVVPEGLDGTTFPNPAVVCARYSDEEFFQIRCQGSKEIYYQRYGRYNIHKIWRDDILPCRTYLRHCKKPRKSSL
- the LOC109709014 gene encoding uncharacterized protein LOC109709014 isoform X1, which codes for MQTMHAARNLFASYAGSSPTVRSRSDAHRPLPCVFFLPLRSSIAHSYGIRSLPVTSPPPLLRRMATEHSGAPSGNLTELNTASDFDSLVTPEGYISICGFGSLLSERSARSTFPDLKNFRIGVLRGFRRVFAHVAPIFFERRIANEETGEVSSLSVEPCEGEFLIVTVFEIRKEEVPAFIERENEFRFLSVVPEGLDGTTFPNPAVVCARYSDEEFFQIRCQGSKEIYYQRYGRYNIHKIWRDDILPCRTYLRHCVLAAKNLGKAAYDNFLDHTYVADRKTTIRQYLASAGSGIMEEEPPESLKSRYGG